One window from the genome of Anser cygnoides isolate HZ-2024a breed goose chromosome 8, Taihu_goose_T2T_genome, whole genome shotgun sequence encodes:
- the LRRC8D gene encoding volume-regulated anion channel subunit LRRC8D isoform X3 encodes MFTLAEVASLNDIQPTYRILKPWWDVFMDYLAVVMLMVAIFAGTMQLTKDQVVCLPVLQSTVNSKAQPSTSGKADFTTVETTTGQGEDTSMRTVSFGSAPTVTPDVPLSRATSSQYQPTESGQELKKEQKDSSGRKTNLDFQQYVFINQMCYHLALPWYSKYFPYLVLIHTIILIVSSNFWFKYPKTCSKIEHFVSILGKCFESPWTTKALSETACEDSEENKQRLTGAQSLPKYVSTSSDEGSPSASTPMITKSGFKFSADKPMIEVPSVTILDKKDGEQAKALFEKVRKFRAHVEDSDLIYKLYVGQTIIKTFKFIFILCYTANFVNTISFEHICNPKVEHLIGYTQFECTHNMAYMLKKLLISYISLICVYGFICLYTLFWLFRIPLKEYSFEKVREESSFSDIPDVKNDFAFLLHMVDQYDQLYSKRFGVFLSEVSENKLREISLNHEWTFEKLRQHVSRNAQDKQELHLFMLSGVPDAVFDLTDLDVLKLELIPEAKIPAKISQMTNLQELHLCHCPAKVEQTAFSFLRDHLRCLYVKFTDVAEIPAWVYLLKNLRELYLIGNLNSENNKMIGLESLRELRHLKILHVKSNLTKIPPNITDVAPHLTKLVIHNDGTKLVVLNSLKKMMNVAELELQNCELERIPHAIFSLSNLQELDLKSNSIRTIEEIISFQHLKRLTCLKLWHNKIVNIPSSITHVKNLESLYLSNNKLESLPAAVFSLQKLRCLDVSYNSITVIPMEIGLLQNLQHFHITGNKVDVLPKQLFKCVKLRTLSLGQNCITSIPDKVGQLLQLTHLELKGNCIDRLPATLGQCQLLRKSGLVVEDHLFDTLPSEVKEVLNQDTSIPFANGI; translated from the coding sequence ATGTTTACCCTTGCAGAAGTTGCATCGCTCAATGACATCCAGCCAACCTATCGTATCCTGAAACCATGGTGGGATGTGTTTATGGATTATCTAGCGGTTGTTATGTTAATGGTTGCCATTTTTGCTGGAACCATGCAGCTGACCAAAGACCAGGTGGTCTGCTTGCCAGTTTTGCAGTCTACTGTAAATTCAAAAGCACAACCCAGCACATCAGGGAAGGCTGACTTTACCACTGTTGAAACAACCACTGGTCAAGGAGAAGACACGTCAATGAGAACGGTTTCCTTTGGAAGTGCCCCTACTGTAACACCAGATGTACCTCTGAGCAGAGCTACCTCTTCTCAGTATCAACCCACTGAATCAGGTCAGGAGCTGAAGAAGGAGCAGAAGGATTCTTCAGGCCGTAAAACAAATCTGGATTTTCAGcaatatgtatttattaaccAGATGTGCTATCATTTGGCTCTTCCTTGGTATTCAAAGTATTTTCCCTATCTTGTTCTCATCCATACCATTATTTTAATAGTCAGTAGCAATTTTTGGTTCAAGTATCCCAAGACCTGCTCAAAAATTGAGCACTTTGTGTCTATATTAGGGAAGTGCTTTGAGTCCCCCTGGACTACAAAAGCACTGTCTGAAACAGCATGTGAGGACTCTGAGGAGAACAAACAGAGGTTAACTGGTGCCCAGTCCCTGCCCAAGTATGTTTCCACTAGCAGCGATGAAGGAAGCCCAAGTGCCAGCACTCCCATGATAACGAAGTCTGGCTTCAAGTTTTCAGCTGACAAGCCGATGATCGAGGTCCCCAGTGTCACTATTTTAGAcaagaaagatggagaacaagCAAAAGCGCTCTTTGAGAAAGTCCGTAAGTTCCGGGCTCATGTGGAGGACAGCGATCTGATTTACAAGCTCTATGTTGGCCAGACTATCATCAAGACTTTCAAGTTCATATTTATTCTCTGCTATACCGCGAACTTTGTCAACACCATTAGTTTTGAACACATCTGCAACCCCAAAGTGGAACACCTGATTGGCTACACGCAGTTTGAATGTACACACAATATGGCTTACATGTTGAAGAAGCTGCTGATCAGCTATATTTCTCTCATTTGTGTCTATGGTTTTATCTGCCTCTACACGCTCTTCTGGCTGTTCCGAATACCCTTAAAAGAATATTCTTTTGAAAAGGTCAGAGAAGAGAGTAGTTTCAGTGATATTCCTGATGTGAAGAAcgattttgcatttcttttgcatatGGTAGATCAGTACGACCAGCTGTATTCTAAGCGATTTGGTGTCTTTTTGTCAGAGGTAAGTGAGAACAAACTACGTGAAATCAGTTTAAACCACGAATGGACTTTTGAAAAGCTGCGGCAACACGTGTCCCGCAACGCCCAGGATAAGCAAGAGCTGCACCTTTTCATGCTGTCGGGGGTCCCCGATGCAGTCTTTGATCTGACAGATCTGGATGTGTTAAAACTGGAGCTGATTCCTGAAGCGAAAATCCCAGCAAAAATCTCCCAGATGACAAATCTTCAGGAGCTTCATCTGTGCCACTGCCCTGCAAAGGTCGAGCAGACGGCCTTCAGCTTCCTCCGGGACCACTTGAGATGCCTTTATGTGAAGTTCACAGATGTTGCAGAAATTCCTGCGTGGGTGTATTTGCTCAAAAACCTCCGTGAATTGTACTTGATAGGCAACTTGAActctgaaaacaataaaatgataGGGCTTGAGTCTCTCAGAGAATTGAGACACCTTAAAATTCTCCATGTGAAGAGCAATTTGACCAAAATTCCCCCCAATATCACAGATGTGGCACCACATCTAACAAAACTAGTCATTCATAATGATGGCACTAAGCTCGTGGTACTGAATAGCCTTAAGAAAATGATGAATGTTGCAGAGTTGGAACTGCAGAACTGTGAACTGGAGAGAATTCCTCATGCCATCTTCAGCCTCTCTAACTTACAGGAACTGGATTTAAAGTCAAACAGCATACGCACAATTGAAGAAATCATCAGTTTCCAGCACTTAAAAAGATTGACTTGTTTAAAGCTGTGGCACAATAAAATAGTCAACATTCCTTCCTCCATTACCCACGTAAAGAACTTGGAGTCTCTTTACCTCTCCAATAACAAACTCGAATCCCTACCAGCCGCAGTGTTCAGTTTACAGAAACTTAGGTGTTTAGATGTAAGCTACAACTCAATTACAGTGATTCCAATGGAAATAGGTTTGCTTCAAAATCTGCAGCATTTTCACATCACGGGAAACAAAGTCGACGTTTTGccaaaacagttatttaaatgTGTTAAGTTGAGGACTTTGAGTCTGGGACAAAACTGTATTACCTCAATCCCAGATAAAGTTGGTCAACTGTTGCAGCTGACTCATCTGGAACTGAAGGGAAACTGCATAGACCGTCTGCCAGCCACACTGGGGCAGTGTCAGCTTCTCAGGAAAAGCGGGCTTGTCGTGGAAGATCACCTCTTTGACACTTTGCCCTCGGAAGTTAAAGAGGTATTGAACCAAGACACAAGCATTCCCTTTGCTAATGGGATTTAA
- the LRRC8D gene encoding volume-regulated anion channel subunit LRRC8D isoform X2, with protein MGMFTLAEVASLNDIQPTYRILKPWWDVFMDYLAVVMLMVAIFAGTMQLTKDQVVCLPVLQSTVNSKAQPSTSGKADFTTVETTTGQGEDTSMRTVSFGSAPTVTPDVPLSRATSSQYQPTESGQELKKEQKDSSGRKTNLDFQQYVFINQMCYHLALPWYSKYFPYLVLIHTIILIVSSNFWFKYPKTCSKIEHFVSILGKCFESPWTTKALSETACEDSEENKQRLTGAQSLPKYVSTSSDEGSPSASTPMITKSGFKFSADKPMIEVPSVTILDKKDGEQAKALFEKVRKFRAHVEDSDLIYKLYVGQTIIKTFKFIFILCYTANFVNTISFEHICNPKVEHLIGYTQFECTHNMAYMLKKLLISYISLICVYGFICLYTLFWLFRIPLKEYSFEKVREESSFSDIPDVKNDFAFLLHMVDQYDQLYSKRFGVFLSEVSENKLREISLNHEWTFEKLRQHVSRNAQDKQELHLFMLSGVPDAVFDLTDLDVLKLELIPEAKIPAKISQMTNLQELHLCHCPAKVEQTAFSFLRDHLRCLYVKFTDVAEIPAWVYLLKNLRELYLIGNLNSENNKMIGLESLRELRHLKILHVKSNLTKIPPNITDVAPHLTKLVIHNDGTKLVVLNSLKKMMNVAELELQNCELERIPHAIFSLSNLQELDLKSNSIRTIEEIISFQHLKRLTCLKLWHNKIVNIPSSITHVKNLESLYLSNNKLESLPAAVFSLQKLRCLDVSYNSITVIPMEIGLLQNLQHFHITGNKVDVLPKQLFKCVKLRTLSLGQNCITSIPDKVGQLLQLTHLELKGNCIDRLPATLGQCQLLRKSGLVVEDHLFDTLPSEVKEVLNQDTSIPFANGI; from the exons ATGG gAATGTTTACCCTTGCAGAAGTTGCATCGCTCAATGACATCCAGCCAACCTATCGTATCCTGAAACCATGGTGGGATGTGTTTATGGATTATCTAGCGGTTGTTATGTTAATGGTTGCCATTTTTGCTGGAACCATGCAGCTGACCAAAGACCAGGTGGTCTGCTTGCCAGTTTTGCAGTCTACTGTAAATTCAAAAGCACAACCCAGCACATCAGGGAAGGCTGACTTTACCACTGTTGAAACAACCACTGGTCAAGGAGAAGACACGTCAATGAGAACGGTTTCCTTTGGAAGTGCCCCTACTGTAACACCAGATGTACCTCTGAGCAGAGCTACCTCTTCTCAGTATCAACCCACTGAATCAGGTCAGGAGCTGAAGAAGGAGCAGAAGGATTCTTCAGGCCGTAAAACAAATCTGGATTTTCAGcaatatgtatttattaaccAGATGTGCTATCATTTGGCTCTTCCTTGGTATTCAAAGTATTTTCCCTATCTTGTTCTCATCCATACCATTATTTTAATAGTCAGTAGCAATTTTTGGTTCAAGTATCCCAAGACCTGCTCAAAAATTGAGCACTTTGTGTCTATATTAGGGAAGTGCTTTGAGTCCCCCTGGACTACAAAAGCACTGTCTGAAACAGCATGTGAGGACTCTGAGGAGAACAAACAGAGGTTAACTGGTGCCCAGTCCCTGCCCAAGTATGTTTCCACTAGCAGCGATGAAGGAAGCCCAAGTGCCAGCACTCCCATGATAACGAAGTCTGGCTTCAAGTTTTCAGCTGACAAGCCGATGATCGAGGTCCCCAGTGTCACTATTTTAGAcaagaaagatggagaacaagCAAAAGCGCTCTTTGAGAAAGTCCGTAAGTTCCGGGCTCATGTGGAGGACAGCGATCTGATTTACAAGCTCTATGTTGGCCAGACTATCATCAAGACTTTCAAGTTCATATTTATTCTCTGCTATACCGCGAACTTTGTCAACACCATTAGTTTTGAACACATCTGCAACCCCAAAGTGGAACACCTGATTGGCTACACGCAGTTTGAATGTACACACAATATGGCTTACATGTTGAAGAAGCTGCTGATCAGCTATATTTCTCTCATTTGTGTCTATGGTTTTATCTGCCTCTACACGCTCTTCTGGCTGTTCCGAATACCCTTAAAAGAATATTCTTTTGAAAAGGTCAGAGAAGAGAGTAGTTTCAGTGATATTCCTGATGTGAAGAAcgattttgcatttcttttgcatatGGTAGATCAGTACGACCAGCTGTATTCTAAGCGATTTGGTGTCTTTTTGTCAGAGGTAAGTGAGAACAAACTACGTGAAATCAGTTTAAACCACGAATGGACTTTTGAAAAGCTGCGGCAACACGTGTCCCGCAACGCCCAGGATAAGCAAGAGCTGCACCTTTTCATGCTGTCGGGGGTCCCCGATGCAGTCTTTGATCTGACAGATCTGGATGTGTTAAAACTGGAGCTGATTCCTGAAGCGAAAATCCCAGCAAAAATCTCCCAGATGACAAATCTTCAGGAGCTTCATCTGTGCCACTGCCCTGCAAAGGTCGAGCAGACGGCCTTCAGCTTCCTCCGGGACCACTTGAGATGCCTTTATGTGAAGTTCACAGATGTTGCAGAAATTCCTGCGTGGGTGTATTTGCTCAAAAACCTCCGTGAATTGTACTTGATAGGCAACTTGAActctgaaaacaataaaatgataGGGCTTGAGTCTCTCAGAGAATTGAGACACCTTAAAATTCTCCATGTGAAGAGCAATTTGACCAAAATTCCCCCCAATATCACAGATGTGGCACCACATCTAACAAAACTAGTCATTCATAATGATGGCACTAAGCTCGTGGTACTGAATAGCCTTAAGAAAATGATGAATGTTGCAGAGTTGGAACTGCAGAACTGTGAACTGGAGAGAATTCCTCATGCCATCTTCAGCCTCTCTAACTTACAGGAACTGGATTTAAAGTCAAACAGCATACGCACAATTGAAGAAATCATCAGTTTCCAGCACTTAAAAAGATTGACTTGTTTAAAGCTGTGGCACAATAAAATAGTCAACATTCCTTCCTCCATTACCCACGTAAAGAACTTGGAGTCTCTTTACCTCTCCAATAACAAACTCGAATCCCTACCAGCCGCAGTGTTCAGTTTACAGAAACTTAGGTGTTTAGATGTAAGCTACAACTCAATTACAGTGATTCCAATGGAAATAGGTTTGCTTCAAAATCTGCAGCATTTTCACATCACGGGAAACAAAGTCGACGTTTTGccaaaacagttatttaaatgTGTTAAGTTGAGGACTTTGAGTCTGGGACAAAACTGTATTACCTCAATCCCAGATAAAGTTGGTCAACTGTTGCAGCTGACTCATCTGGAACTGAAGGGAAACTGCATAGACCGTCTGCCAGCCACACTGGGGCAGTGTCAGCTTCTCAGGAAAAGCGGGCTTGTCGTGGAAGATCACCTCTTTGACACTTTGCCCTCGGAAGTTAAAGAGGTATTGAACCAAGACACAAGCATTCCCTTTGCTAATGGGATTTAA
- the LRRC8D gene encoding volume-regulated anion channel subunit LRRC8D isoform X1, whose translation MCGLSKRAARALRGKRGWIWQLKLAQRSGSHQGSLPGTRGPESVKQELTLHGMFTLAEVASLNDIQPTYRILKPWWDVFMDYLAVVMLMVAIFAGTMQLTKDQVVCLPVLQSTVNSKAQPSTSGKADFTTVETTTGQGEDTSMRTVSFGSAPTVTPDVPLSRATSSQYQPTESGQELKKEQKDSSGRKTNLDFQQYVFINQMCYHLALPWYSKYFPYLVLIHTIILIVSSNFWFKYPKTCSKIEHFVSILGKCFESPWTTKALSETACEDSEENKQRLTGAQSLPKYVSTSSDEGSPSASTPMITKSGFKFSADKPMIEVPSVTILDKKDGEQAKALFEKVRKFRAHVEDSDLIYKLYVGQTIIKTFKFIFILCYTANFVNTISFEHICNPKVEHLIGYTQFECTHNMAYMLKKLLISYISLICVYGFICLYTLFWLFRIPLKEYSFEKVREESSFSDIPDVKNDFAFLLHMVDQYDQLYSKRFGVFLSEVSENKLREISLNHEWTFEKLRQHVSRNAQDKQELHLFMLSGVPDAVFDLTDLDVLKLELIPEAKIPAKISQMTNLQELHLCHCPAKVEQTAFSFLRDHLRCLYVKFTDVAEIPAWVYLLKNLRELYLIGNLNSENNKMIGLESLRELRHLKILHVKSNLTKIPPNITDVAPHLTKLVIHNDGTKLVVLNSLKKMMNVAELELQNCELERIPHAIFSLSNLQELDLKSNSIRTIEEIISFQHLKRLTCLKLWHNKIVNIPSSITHVKNLESLYLSNNKLESLPAAVFSLQKLRCLDVSYNSITVIPMEIGLLQNLQHFHITGNKVDVLPKQLFKCVKLRTLSLGQNCITSIPDKVGQLLQLTHLELKGNCIDRLPATLGQCQLLRKSGLVVEDHLFDTLPSEVKEVLNQDTSIPFANGI comes from the coding sequence gAATGTTTACCCTTGCAGAAGTTGCATCGCTCAATGACATCCAGCCAACCTATCGTATCCTGAAACCATGGTGGGATGTGTTTATGGATTATCTAGCGGTTGTTATGTTAATGGTTGCCATTTTTGCTGGAACCATGCAGCTGACCAAAGACCAGGTGGTCTGCTTGCCAGTTTTGCAGTCTACTGTAAATTCAAAAGCACAACCCAGCACATCAGGGAAGGCTGACTTTACCACTGTTGAAACAACCACTGGTCAAGGAGAAGACACGTCAATGAGAACGGTTTCCTTTGGAAGTGCCCCTACTGTAACACCAGATGTACCTCTGAGCAGAGCTACCTCTTCTCAGTATCAACCCACTGAATCAGGTCAGGAGCTGAAGAAGGAGCAGAAGGATTCTTCAGGCCGTAAAACAAATCTGGATTTTCAGcaatatgtatttattaaccAGATGTGCTATCATTTGGCTCTTCCTTGGTATTCAAAGTATTTTCCCTATCTTGTTCTCATCCATACCATTATTTTAATAGTCAGTAGCAATTTTTGGTTCAAGTATCCCAAGACCTGCTCAAAAATTGAGCACTTTGTGTCTATATTAGGGAAGTGCTTTGAGTCCCCCTGGACTACAAAAGCACTGTCTGAAACAGCATGTGAGGACTCTGAGGAGAACAAACAGAGGTTAACTGGTGCCCAGTCCCTGCCCAAGTATGTTTCCACTAGCAGCGATGAAGGAAGCCCAAGTGCCAGCACTCCCATGATAACGAAGTCTGGCTTCAAGTTTTCAGCTGACAAGCCGATGATCGAGGTCCCCAGTGTCACTATTTTAGAcaagaaagatggagaacaagCAAAAGCGCTCTTTGAGAAAGTCCGTAAGTTCCGGGCTCATGTGGAGGACAGCGATCTGATTTACAAGCTCTATGTTGGCCAGACTATCATCAAGACTTTCAAGTTCATATTTATTCTCTGCTATACCGCGAACTTTGTCAACACCATTAGTTTTGAACACATCTGCAACCCCAAAGTGGAACACCTGATTGGCTACACGCAGTTTGAATGTACACACAATATGGCTTACATGTTGAAGAAGCTGCTGATCAGCTATATTTCTCTCATTTGTGTCTATGGTTTTATCTGCCTCTACACGCTCTTCTGGCTGTTCCGAATACCCTTAAAAGAATATTCTTTTGAAAAGGTCAGAGAAGAGAGTAGTTTCAGTGATATTCCTGATGTGAAGAAcgattttgcatttcttttgcatatGGTAGATCAGTACGACCAGCTGTATTCTAAGCGATTTGGTGTCTTTTTGTCAGAGGTAAGTGAGAACAAACTACGTGAAATCAGTTTAAACCACGAATGGACTTTTGAAAAGCTGCGGCAACACGTGTCCCGCAACGCCCAGGATAAGCAAGAGCTGCACCTTTTCATGCTGTCGGGGGTCCCCGATGCAGTCTTTGATCTGACAGATCTGGATGTGTTAAAACTGGAGCTGATTCCTGAAGCGAAAATCCCAGCAAAAATCTCCCAGATGACAAATCTTCAGGAGCTTCATCTGTGCCACTGCCCTGCAAAGGTCGAGCAGACGGCCTTCAGCTTCCTCCGGGACCACTTGAGATGCCTTTATGTGAAGTTCACAGATGTTGCAGAAATTCCTGCGTGGGTGTATTTGCTCAAAAACCTCCGTGAATTGTACTTGATAGGCAACTTGAActctgaaaacaataaaatgataGGGCTTGAGTCTCTCAGAGAATTGAGACACCTTAAAATTCTCCATGTGAAGAGCAATTTGACCAAAATTCCCCCCAATATCACAGATGTGGCACCACATCTAACAAAACTAGTCATTCATAATGATGGCACTAAGCTCGTGGTACTGAATAGCCTTAAGAAAATGATGAATGTTGCAGAGTTGGAACTGCAGAACTGTGAACTGGAGAGAATTCCTCATGCCATCTTCAGCCTCTCTAACTTACAGGAACTGGATTTAAAGTCAAACAGCATACGCACAATTGAAGAAATCATCAGTTTCCAGCACTTAAAAAGATTGACTTGTTTAAAGCTGTGGCACAATAAAATAGTCAACATTCCTTCCTCCATTACCCACGTAAAGAACTTGGAGTCTCTTTACCTCTCCAATAACAAACTCGAATCCCTACCAGCCGCAGTGTTCAGTTTACAGAAACTTAGGTGTTTAGATGTAAGCTACAACTCAATTACAGTGATTCCAATGGAAATAGGTTTGCTTCAAAATCTGCAGCATTTTCACATCACGGGAAACAAAGTCGACGTTTTGccaaaacagttatttaaatgTGTTAAGTTGAGGACTTTGAGTCTGGGACAAAACTGTATTACCTCAATCCCAGATAAAGTTGGTCAACTGTTGCAGCTGACTCATCTGGAACTGAAGGGAAACTGCATAGACCGTCTGCCAGCCACACTGGGGCAGTGTCAGCTTCTCAGGAAAAGCGGGCTTGTCGTGGAAGATCACCTCTTTGACACTTTGCCCTCGGAAGTTAAAGAGGTATTGAACCAAGACACAAGCATTCCCTTTGCTAATGGGATTTAA